The DNA window TGCAAAGGCTGAGGCCGCAACATTGGTAGAGAAAGCCCGCAAAGAGGCTGCTCGGGAAATCGAGAAAGCTCACAAAGAGATCCAGACGCGGGACCAGAGTGCAATCAGTAGTCTTCAGCAGGCTAGCAGGGATGTACTGCTCTCCCTGAAGAAGGCCATACAGGCAGAATTGGACAGGATTCTTACAACTGATATTGAGAAAGCCTATTCCAGCAAGGACCTTGTCAATGTAATTATCAAGGTTGTTTCTTCTCTTTCCGATATTGGTGGAAAGGAACTCCAGCTGAGCAAGAGTGATTTCGATCAGCTTGCAACATCCCTGAAAAAGGAATTGGGTGATGAACTCAAGAAAGGTCTTGAGATCAAAGCAGTACCATCAGCAAGATCTGGTTTTAGGGTGAGTGAGAAGGATGGTTCGGCATTCTATGATTTCAGTGCAGAGGAGACTGCGGAACTGCTTCGTCCATTCCTTTCTCCTTCCATCCAAGACATCGTTTTCAAAGCGGAACAATAAGGAGTTGTCGTGGCTTCCTACTATTATTTGGTAGCAACGTTACCTTCCTTACGGTATGACGGAGTGCTTCCCTTCACAACAGATACCTTTCTTTCGCTCTGCAAAGAGCAGGTAAGCAAGGCTCACTACCTGCTTTTGGAGCAGGCGGTAAGTGGTGTTGCATCCTCACATCATTTTCTTTTTCAGTACCAACATTTTGCTGGTATGGTAAAGAAAGAGTTGACTGAGGCAAGAAGTAGGAAACTTTCTCTCTCTGATCCTTCTTACCGAAATGATGGGGATAAAGAAGCCAAAATCAGTGATACTGTGCGTCAGGCTCTTTCGAGTGATGACGTATTACAAGCAGAAATGTTGCTGATAAGGCTGCATTGGAACTATCTGGATGACCTAAGTGCTCTTCATATATTTGATATTGAGGGGCTTCTTTCGTATGCGTTGAAACTGAAAATGTTGCAAAGAAAAAGTCTTTTTACCCGAGAGGAAGGAAACGCTGAGTTCAAGCGTCTCTTTTCCAATATTCAGACTGAGATTGAGAACAATTAGTGGAGTTGGATATGGCAAATACAAGTGGGCGTGTCTTAGGCGTCAACGGGAATATGGTAACAGTCGAGTTCGACAGTGCTATTGCAAAGAATGAAGTCGGATATATCCATGTTGGTGAAGATCGCCTCAAGGGTGAGGTAATCCGTATCAATGGGAATACGGCTTCCCTACAGGTCTTCGAAATGACTGGTGGAATCCGCGTTGGGGATACAGTTGAGTTCTCCGGCGAAATGTTGAGTGTTGCCTTGGGGCCTGGACTCTTACAGCAGATCTATGATGGTTTGCAGAACCCCCTTCCTGAACTTGCAAAACAGTGTGGGTTCTTTCTCCAACGTGGGGTGTACCTTGATGCAATTCCCAACAATGATTGGGATTTCACCCCAGTTGCAAAGGTGGGAGACAAGCTCCGCCCCGGCGATACATTCGGTACTGTCCCAGAAGGCCTGTTCACCCACCAGATCATGATTCCATTCAATCTCAATGATACTGATTGGGAAGTGGTAAGCATCAAGGAAAAGGGTAGCTATGGCGTGCGTGATACCATTTGTACAGTAGAGGATGCAAAAGGTAACAAGAAAGACCTCTCCATGATTTTCACTTGGCCGGTCAAGAAAGCCATCAAACTCTATGAGGAACGATTGCGCCCCGATGAGACCCTGGTGACCAAAATCAGGATCATTGACACCTTCCTTCCTGTTGCAAAGGGTGGTACCTACTGTACCCCTGGTCCTTTTGGTGCAGGAAAGACTGT is part of the uncultured Sphaerochaeta sp. genome and encodes:
- a CDS encoding V-type ATP synthase subunit E: MAQQIQDLVASIRRDGIEAAQKEADQIIADAKAEAATLVEKARKEAAREIEKAHKEIQTRDQSAISSLQQASRDVLLSLKKAIQAELDRILTTDIEKAYSSKDLVNVIIKVVSSLSDIGGKELQLSKSDFDQLATSLKKELGDELKKGLEIKAVPSARSGFRVSEKDGSAFYDFSAEETAELLRPFLSPSIQDIVFKAEQ
- a CDS encoding DUF2764 family protein → MASYYYLVATLPSLRYDGVLPFTTDTFLSLCKEQVSKAHYLLLEQAVSGVASSHHFLFQYQHFAGMVKKELTEARSRKLSLSDPSYRNDGDKEAKISDTVRQALSSDDVLQAEMLLIRLHWNYLDDLSALHIFDIEGLLSYALKLKMLQRKSLFTREEGNAEFKRLFSNIQTEIENN